In one window of Chitinophagales bacterium DNA:
- a CDS encoding YHS domain protein, producing the protein MYKLMLFSVFFSCSVFAVAQQRTKGFNLDKGVAIQGYDPVAYFVQGKAIKGSAAFAVNAEGVTYYLSSKTNKDLFLKNYKAYEPQYGGWCAYAMGATGEKVEVDPGTFKVLDGKLYLFYHTWVNNTLTKWNKDEQRLKQAADKNWIKLLQ; encoded by the coding sequence ATGTATAAGTTGATGCTCTTTTCAGTCTTCTTTAGTTGCTCAGTATTTGCAGTTGCACAACAGCGTACTAAGGGCTTTAATTTGGACAAAGGTGTGGCCATTCAGGGCTACGATCCTGTAGCCTATTTCGTTCAAGGTAAAGCCATCAAAGGCAGTGCAGCTTTTGCTGTGAATGCGGAAGGTGTTACCTATTATCTGTCTAGCAAGACAAATAAAGACTTGTTCCTAAAAAATTACAAAGCTTATGAACCTCAGTATGGTGGCTGGTGTGCTTATGCCATGGGTGCTACAGGGGAGAAGGTTGAAGTAGATCCGGGAACATTCAAGGTGTTGGATGGTAAGTTGTACCTGTTTTATCACACATGGGTCAACAACACTTTAACAAAATGGAATAAGGATGAACAGCGATTGAAACAGGCAGCTGATAAGAATTGGATAAAGCTCTTACAATAA
- the rocD gene encoding ornithine--oxo-acid transaminase, whose product MTTHTLSAKTAYYLDLEAQYGAHNYHPLPVVLEKGEGVFLWDVEGKRYYDFLSGYSAVNQGHCHPRIIAALTQQAQKLTLTSRAFYNNMLGEYEQYITQYFGYDKVLPMNTGVEGGETAIKLARRWAYTQKGVAENKARIVFARNNFWGRTLAAISSSTDPSSYSKFGPFMPGFDLVNYNDLADLEKALQNPDVAAFMVEPIQGEAGVVVPDAGYLQGVRALCDQYNVLFIADEIQTGLARTGRMLACDHENVRPDILILGKALSGGTLPVSAVLADDVVMMNIKPGEHGSTYGGNPLACAVATTALQVLKDEHMVENAANMGVLLRDLLSKIDSPYIKTVRGKGLLNAIVIDHPNKDAAWDLCLSLKEEGLLAKPTHGDKIRFAPPLLINAAQIEECVHIIAHCVHKL is encoded by the coding sequence ATGACTACGCATACGCTGTCTGCAAAGACTGCCTACTATCTTGATTTGGAAGCACAATATGGTGCCCATAATTATCATCCTCTACCAGTAGTACTGGAAAAAGGCGAAGGTGTTTTTCTCTGGGATGTAGAAGGAAAACGCTATTACGATTTCTTAAGCGGTTACTCAGCAGTTAACCAAGGCCATTGTCATCCACGCATTATTGCTGCATTAACACAACAGGCACAAAAGCTCACGCTTACTTCACGCGCTTTCTATAACAATATGCTGGGTGAGTACGAACAATACATCACCCAATATTTTGGGTATGATAAAGTATTGCCTATGAATACCGGCGTAGAAGGTGGTGAAACAGCGATCAAGCTGGCGAGACGCTGGGCTTACACACAAAAAGGTGTGGCAGAAAATAAAGCTCGTATTGTTTTTGCACGAAATAATTTCTGGGGACGCACATTGGCAGCTATCTCCTCCTCTACTGATCCAAGTAGCTACTCAAAGTTTGGCCCCTTCATGCCGGGCTTTGATTTAGTGAATTACAATGATCTCGCTGATTTGGAAAAAGCCTTGCAAAATCCGGATGTTGCTGCTTTCATGGTAGAACCGATTCAAGGTGAAGCTGGTGTGGTAGTGCCCGATGCTGGTTACCTGCAAGGTGTTCGTGCTCTATGCGATCAATACAATGTTTTATTCATTGCTGATGAAATTCAGACCGGTTTAGCTAGAACAGGTAGAATGTTAGCCTGCGATCATGAAAATGTTCGTCCGGATATTTTGATCCTCGGTAAAGCTTTGAGCGGAGGCACCCTACCAGTTTCCGCAGTACTCGCTGATGATGTGGTGATGATGAATATCAAACCAGGCGAACATGGCAGCACTTATGGCGGTAACCCACTTGCTTGTGCTGTTGCTACAACTGCTTTGCAAGTGTTGAAAGATGAACACATGGTTGAAAATGCAGCCAATATGGGTGTGCTCCTGCGCGATTTACTGAGCAAGATTGATAGCCCCTATATCAAAACAGTTCGCGGCAAAGGTTTGCTGAACGCGATTGTGATTGATCATCCAAATAAAGATGCGGCTTGGGATCTTTGCTTAAGTCTGAAAGAAGAAGGTTTATTAGCTAAACCAACACATGGCGATAAGATTCGGTTTGCGCCACCATTGTTGATCAATGCAGCGCAGATAGAAGAATGTGTGCACATTATTGCACATTGTGTACACAAACTCTGA
- a CDS encoding AraC family transcriptional regulator has protein sequence MQYSFTIPDEQAHLVMLIQEAGFSQVRFGPVKGPDYYTIVWNPGPEQVVVIDEIAYPFHANTILPLMLSQTFRFEQPANLIAWQFNREFYCVVNHDAEVGCVGLLFYGPSPTMFVQLDEANIGKMKMMQELFEEEFNSDAAIKATMLRNHLVRLIVLITRIAKQQYLPTNIPDDQGYATVRHFHLLVEKHFKTAHRISFYAEQLYKSPKTISNLFALYSELTPQQVIHNRIIAEAKRLLMYTDWSVKEIAGTLGFEDAAHFSRFFSNQTGLTATEFRKSTAG, from the coding sequence ATGCAATACAGTTTTACAATACCGGATGAGCAAGCACATCTGGTGATGCTAATACAAGAAGCAGGTTTTTCTCAAGTCCGTTTCGGTCCGGTTAAGGGGCCGGATTATTATACCATTGTATGGAATCCCGGTCCTGAACAAGTGGTGGTGATTGATGAAATTGCTTATCCTTTTCATGCCAATACGATATTGCCGTTGATGCTGAGTCAGACTTTTCGTTTTGAACAACCGGCAAATTTGATTGCTTGGCAGTTTAACAGAGAGTTTTATTGTGTGGTAAACCATGATGCCGAAGTGGGTTGCGTTGGGTTACTCTTTTACGGACCTTCTCCAACTATGTTCGTTCAATTGGATGAAGCCAATATTGGCAAAATGAAAATGATGCAGGAGTTGTTTGAAGAGGAGTTTAATTCAGATGCTGCAATCAAGGCAACCATGTTACGAAATCATTTGGTAAGGTTAATTGTATTAATAACAAGAATTGCCAAGCAACAATACCTGCCTACCAATATTCCGGATGATCAAGGCTATGCAACTGTTAGGCATTTTCATCTACTTGTAGAAAAGCATTTTAAAACTGCACACCGCATCAGTTTTTATGCTGAGCAATTATATAAATCGCCCAAAACCATTTCTAATCTTTTTGCTTTGTATAGTGAGCTTACGCCACAACAAGTCATTCATAACAGAATCATTGCTGAAGCCAAACGATTGTTGATGTATACGGATTGGTCTGTAAAAGAGATTGCTGGCACTTTGGGTTTTGAGGATGCAGCACATTTCAGTAGGTTCTTCTCCAATCAAACCGGACTTACAGCTACGGAGTTTCGAAAGTCTACAGCAGGCTGA
- the leuC gene encoding 3-isopropylmalate dehydratase large subunit: MGKTLFDKIWEKHVVKQISGGPAVLYIDRHFIHEVTSPQAFDGLRQRKLPVFRPQQVVATADHNVPTLNQHLPIQEAMSRQQVAALVQNCADFGIELYGLGHPYQGIVHVIGPELGITQPGMTIVCGDSHTSTHGAFGTIAFGIGTSEVEMVLATQCLMQSRPKLMRINVDGHLQKGVTAKDIILHIIAKISASGATGYFVEYAGSTIRSLSMEGRMTICNMSIEMGARGGLIAPDQITFDYLRNKPYVPANFDAAVAEWSKLYSDADANFDLELDIDAASIEPMITYGTNPGMGIGVKQMIPQAEVLTEQEKQSYKKALQYMGLQEGQPIAGQKIDYVFIGSCTNARIEDLRAVAALVKGKQKAPDVEVWIVPGSQQVAAQAKAEGLDQVLEAAGFQLRQAGCSACLGMNEDKIPAGKYCIATSNRNFEGRQGPNARTMLASPLTAAAAALTGVVTDVRELLN; this comes from the coding sequence ATGGGAAAAACATTATTCGATAAGATTTGGGAAAAGCACGTTGTGAAACAAATCAGCGGAGGTCCCGCTGTTTTATACATAGACCGACATTTTATCCATGAAGTAACCAGTCCGCAGGCTTTTGACGGTCTTCGTCAAAGAAAACTACCTGTGTTTCGCCCCCAACAGGTAGTGGCCACTGCGGACCATAATGTACCAACACTTAATCAACACCTGCCCATTCAAGAAGCAATGTCGCGTCAGCAAGTAGCTGCATTGGTGCAGAACTGTGCTGATTTTGGTATTGAATTGTATGGCTTAGGGCATCCATATCAGGGTATTGTACACGTGATTGGTCCAGAGTTGGGGATTACGCAGCCAGGCATGACTATTGTCTGTGGCGATAGTCATACCTCTACACACGGTGCTTTCGGAACCATTGCTTTTGGTATTGGTACCAGTGAAGTAGAGATGGTGCTTGCAACACAATGCTTGATGCAGAGCAGACCAAAACTCATGCGCATCAATGTAGATGGTCATCTGCAAAAAGGTGTAACTGCTAAAGACATCATCCTGCACATTATTGCCAAGATCTCTGCCAGTGGTGCAACAGGCTATTTTGTAGAGTATGCAGGTAGTACTATTCGTAGTTTGAGTATGGAAGGCAGAATGACTATCTGCAATATGAGTATTGAAATGGGTGCCAGAGGCGGTTTGATTGCACCTGATCAAATTACTTTTGATTATTTACGCAATAAACCATATGTGCCTGCAAATTTTGATGCAGCTGTTGCAGAATGGTCTAAGTTATATAGCGATGCTGACGCAAATTTTGATCTAGAGTTGGATATTGACGCAGCCAGCATAGAGCCCATGATCACTTATGGTACCAATCCTGGAATGGGTATTGGTGTGAAGCAAATGATTCCTCAGGCAGAAGTGCTGACTGAGCAAGAGAAACAATCGTACAAGAAAGCTTTGCAATACATGGGCTTGCAGGAAGGACAGCCGATTGCAGGACAAAAAATTGATTATGTCTTTATCGGCAGTTGTACCAATGCACGTATTGAAGATTTGCGTGCAGTAGCAGCTTTAGTAAAAGGCAAGCAAAAAGCACCAGATGTAGAAGTGTGGATTGTACCTGGTTCACAGCAAGTAGCTGCACAAGCTAAGGCTGAAGGGCTGGATCAAGTATTAGAAGCAGCAGGTTTTCAATTGAGACAAGCAGGCTGTTCGGCGTGTTTGGGTATGAATGAAGACAAGATACCTGCAGGCAAATACTGTATAGCAACTTCTAATAGAAATTTTGAAGGACGCCAAGGTCCGAATGCAAGAACTATGCTGGCTAGTCCGCTTACCGCAGCTGCAGCAGCATTAACAGGCGTAGTAACAGATGTAAGAGAATTATTGAATTAA
- a CDS encoding serine hydrolase: protein MKTILLRVFQVVLALMLLIAVYAVASGKTYLFKAVIYNFAGIDDYQKFSNDTVTVAAAKPWAEGTTIKDYPDSLNQLLEKIQTVALLVIKKDSVVLEKYWDGYSDSSLSGSFSMAKSVTSLLIGAAIKDGLIGSINDPVGKYVPEFNEGKKAAVRIVDVLTMSSGTDFDESYWNPLSVTAELYYGTDVRKTATGVNMTHEPGTLHRYKSGDTQLLGLIVEKATGKSLAAYAAEKLWQPLGAEHPALWSYDHPGGAVKAYCCFNSNARDFARIGKLMLDSGKINGVPVIDSSYFVNSIKACGIKDDRGEACDYYGYQWWLDPLHPGVFYARGILGQFIIVIPAKQMIIVRLGHKTSPREERIRTVPKEVRYLVDWGVQH, encoded by the coding sequence ATGAAAACAATATTGCTCAGAGTGTTTCAGGTTGTTTTAGCCCTGATGTTATTGATTGCTGTGTATGCAGTGGCATCCGGCAAAACCTATTTGTTCAAAGCAGTCATCTACAATTTTGCCGGTATTGATGATTACCAAAAGTTCAGTAATGATACAGTAACTGTAGCTGCAGCAAAACCTTGGGCTGAGGGAACTACGATCAAAGATTATCCTGATTCCTTGAATCAATTGCTGGAGAAGATTCAGACGGTTGCATTGTTAGTGATTAAGAAGGATAGTGTTGTGTTAGAGAAATATTGGGATGGCTATAGTGATAGTTCTTTATCGGGTTCTTTTTCCATGGCGAAGAGTGTAACCAGCTTATTGATTGGTGCAGCCATCAAGGACGGATTGATTGGTTCCATTAATGATCCGGTAGGAAAATATGTACCAGAATTTAATGAAGGCAAGAAAGCAGCTGTGCGTATAGTAGACGTATTAACCATGAGCAGTGGAACTGATTTTGATGAATCGTATTGGAACCCCTTATCTGTAACTGCAGAACTATATTACGGTACAGATGTACGCAAAACAGCTACTGGCGTAAACATGACGCATGAGCCGGGTACTTTGCATCGGTACAAATCAGGCGATACACAGCTATTGGGATTGATTGTAGAAAAAGCAACGGGTAAATCATTGGCGGCATATGCTGCGGAAAAATTATGGCAGCCCTTGGGCGCAGAGCACCCGGCTTTGTGGAGCTATGATCATCCTGGTGGAGCAGTGAAAGCTTATTGTTGTTTCAATTCAAATGCGCGCGATTTTGCCCGCATTGGCAAATTGATGTTGGATAGTGGTAAGATCAATGGCGTTCCAGTGATTGATAGCAGCTATTTTGTTAACTCCATCAAAGCTTGTGGTATCAAGGATGATAGAGGTGAAGCATGTGACTATTATGGCTATCAGTGGTGGTTAGATCCCCTGCATCCCGGAGTATTTTATGCACGCGGTATTTTGGGGCAGTTTATCATTGTAATACCGGCTAAGCAAATGATTATTGTTCGTCTTGGACACAAGACATCACCTCGAGAGGAGCGCATACGTACCGTACCTAAAGAAGTTCGCTATTTGGTAGATTGGGGTGTACAGCATTGA
- a CDS encoding NRDE family protein: MCTVIYLPGKDDQPKFISIRDEHAARPIAQMPVIIHGSDIDILAPIDPLGGGSWIGANRFLDIVVLFNGAFQKHPPGSNYRMSRGLIVNHLLETGIPLVEWTYLPLEGIEPFSLLVFTDAQLYRLTWDGTQKHHELLNKQLPHFFSSVTLYDASATAQRTILFQQWYDQLIKDPNTPIEALYTSTQDTHNGFLIKRENGMQSQSISVIQYQDQSVSFKYHDLVNQQMHTAQIDLISCLSCM; the protein is encoded by the coding sequence ATGTGCACAGTAATCTACTTGCCCGGAAAAGATGATCAGCCAAAGTTTATTTCTATCAGAGATGAGCATGCGGCCAGACCCATTGCGCAAATGCCTGTAATCATTCATGGGAGTGATATTGATATACTTGCACCAATTGATCCCTTGGGTGGTGGCAGTTGGATTGGCGCGAATCGTTTTCTGGATATCGTTGTCTTGTTCAATGGGGCTTTTCAAAAACATCCTCCCGGCAGTAATTATCGGATGAGCAGAGGCCTTATCGTTAACCATTTGCTTGAAACAGGTATCCCTTTAGTAGAATGGACCTATTTGCCCCTTGAAGGTATTGAACCTTTTTCTTTGTTGGTGTTTACTGATGCACAATTATATCGACTTACTTGGGATGGAACTCAAAAACATCATGAACTGCTAAATAAGCAATTACCACATTTTTTCTCGTCTGTTACTTTGTACGATGCTAGCGCTACTGCACAAAGAACCATCCTATTTCAGCAGTGGTATGATCAATTGATCAAAGATCCCAATACACCAATTGAAGCACTGTATACATCCACCCAGGACACCCATAATGGGTTTCTGATTAAGCGGGAGAATGGTATGCAATCACAAAGTATCTCAGTGATTCAATATCAAGATCAGTCGGTATCTTTCAAGTACCATGATTTGGTCAATCAACAGATGCATACGGCACAAATAGATTTAATCAGCTGCTTATCTTGTATGTAA
- a CDS encoding 2-isopropylmalate synthase translates to MQESRIFIFDTTLRDGEQVPGCKLNTKEKLELALVLEDLGVDVIEAGFPISSPGDFESVREIATHIQEATVCALSRAVEKDIEAAAAALRYAKRPRIHTGIGTSDFHIKGKFNSTQADILARAVQCVRWARNYTDDVEFYAEDAGRTDNAYLARVVEAVIAAGATVINIPDTTGYCLPHQYGEKIAYLMNKVPNIDKAILSCHCHNDLGLATANAVAGVMNGARQVECTINGIGERAGNTSLEEVVMVLRQHKQMGYYTGVQPAKLNPVSRRVSDTMRMPVQPNKAIVGANAFAHSSGIHQDGFLKSAETYEIISPEEVGADSSKIVLTARSGRSALAYRFQKLGYQFNRNDIDTLYEQFLHIADQQKEVMDSDLQSLAMHYQEVIAVA, encoded by the coding sequence ATGCAGGAAAGTCGCATTTTCATTTTTGATACCACCCTCCGCGATGGAGAACAGGTGCCAGGTTGCAAGCTCAATACAAAAGAGAAACTGGAACTGGCTTTGGTATTGGAAGATTTGGGTGTTGATGTGATAGAAGCAGGGTTCCCGATTTCTTCACCGGGTGATTTTGAATCGGTAAGAGAAATCGCAACACATATACAAGAAGCTACAGTTTGTGCGCTTAGTCGTGCTGTAGAGAAAGACATTGAAGCTGCCGCAGCTGCATTGCGTTATGCCAAGCGTCCACGCATACATACAGGCATTGGCACTTCAGATTTTCATATTAAGGGCAAGTTTAATTCTACCCAAGCAGATATTCTGGCAAGAGCTGTGCAATGTGTGCGCTGGGCCAGAAACTATACGGATGATGTGGAGTTCTATGCAGAAGATGCAGGTAGAACAGATAATGCATACCTCGCAAGGGTTGTAGAAGCTGTGATTGCAGCAGGTGCTACCGTAATAAATATTCCGGATACCACAGGCTATTGTTTGCCGCATCAGTATGGAGAGAAGATTGCATACTTGATGAACAAGGTGCCCAATATTGATAAAGCCATTCTTTCTTGTCATTGTCATAATGATTTGGGTTTGGCAACTGCCAATGCTGTTGCAGGTGTGATGAATGGTGCAAGACAGGTAGAATGTACCATTAACGGTATTGGTGAACGTGCAGGTAACACCTCATTGGAAGAAGTGGTGATGGTTTTGCGCCAGCACAAACAAATGGGTTATTACACAGGGGTACAGCCAGCTAAGTTAAATCCAGTAAGCAGACGCGTATCAGATACCATGCGCATGCCTGTGCAACCGAATAAAGCCATCGTTGGTGCCAATGCATTTGCACATTCATCTGGTATTCATCAGGACGGATTCTTAAAGAGCGCAGAAACGTATGAAATCATTAGTCCGGAAGAAGTTGGTGCAGACAGTTCCAAGATTGTTTTGACTGCACGTAGCGGTAGATCTGCATTGGCCTATCGCTTCCAAAAATTGGGCTATCAGTTTAATAGAAATGATATAGACACTTTATACGAGCAGTTCCTACATATCGCTGACCAACAGAAGGAAGTAATGGATTCGGATCTACAATCATTGGCCATGCATTATCAGGAAGTAATAGCAGTAGCATAA
- a CDS encoding DoxX family protein, giving the protein MSKKIISWIFSVLAALILLQTLFFKFSASPESVAIFSHLGVEPWGRVLTGILELIASILLLVPKTRPFGAITAVGLMAGALGAHIFVIGIESQGDGGYLFFLAITVFIAALIVLIIHRLQLQELIARLSSKK; this is encoded by the coding sequence ATGTCAAAGAAAATAATCAGTTGGATATTCAGTGTACTTGCAGCATTGATTTTATTGCAAACACTTTTTTTCAAATTTTCTGCAAGCCCAGAGTCTGTAGCCATTTTTTCTCATTTAGGCGTTGAGCCATGGGGCAGGGTACTGACAGGTATACTTGAATTAATTGCATCAATCTTGTTATTAGTGCCTAAAACAAGGCCATTTGGTGCGATTACTGCTGTTGGGTTGATGGCAGGTGCTTTGGGTGCACATATTTTCGTGATTGGGATTGAGTCACAAGGTGATGGAGGTTATCTTTTCTTTCTCGCAATCACTGTATTTATTGCTGCTCTGATTGTTCTGATTATTCATCGGTTGCAATTGCAGGAATTAATAGCCAGATTATCTTCAAAAAAGTAA
- a CDS encoding glycosyltransferase family 2 protein, whose product MSAPTVAVVILNYNGKQHLERFLPSVLATDYPNMHLVVADNASTDDSVAFLQAKYPQLDLRRYHSNEGFAGGYNRVLKELDTDYYVLLNSDVEVDKHWLAPMIDLLEADSTLAACQPKLLAYHDKTAFEYAGAAGGWLDPLGYPFSRGRVFDVCETDQGQYDTNASIFWASGAALCIRAACYHQVGGLDASFFAHQEEIDLCWRLQLAGYQLKACPAAVVYHVGGGTLPRGGRKVFLNFRNNLVMLMKNLPFGEMIWKIPVRLGLDAISAWKGLLQGDVYFFAAIFRAHLAFFSRIVTGKIRYTSITKPMHSLAGVAHTSVVWQYFVKGKRYFHEIVQKPLR is encoded by the coding sequence ATGTCAGCACCCACCGTAGCGGTAGTGATTCTCAATTACAATGGTAAGCAGCATCTGGAAAGATTTCTGCCTTCCGTGCTGGCAACAGATTATCCCAATATGCACTTGGTGGTAGCTGATAATGCATCTACCGACGATTCTGTAGCTTTTCTGCAGGCGAAGTATCCGCAACTAGATCTACGTCGCTATCATAGTAATGAAGGTTTTGCAGGGGGCTATAACCGTGTTTTAAAGGAATTGGACACGGACTATTATGTATTGCTCAACTCGGATGTAGAAGTGGATAAGCATTGGCTGGCGCCGATGATTGATTTATTGGAAGCAGATTCTACATTGGCTGCTTGTCAGCCAAAGCTATTAGCCTACCATGATAAAACAGCTTTTGAATATGCCGGAGCCGCAGGTGGATGGTTGGATCCATTGGGTTATCCATTCTCGCGGGGCCGTGTGTTCGATGTCTGCGAGACTGATCAGGGGCAATATGATACTAATGCGTCTATTTTTTGGGCTTCGGGTGCTGCTTTGTGCATCAGGGCTGCTTGTTATCATCAGGTAGGTGGGTTGGATGCCAGTTTTTTTGCGCATCAAGAAGAAATTGATCTCTGTTGGCGCTTGCAACTGGCCGGTTATCAGCTCAAAGCTTGTCCGGCAGCTGTGGTCTATCACGTAGGCGGAGGTACTTTGCCTCGTGGCGGCCGCAAAGTATTCCTGAATTTCCGCAACAACTTAGTGATGTTGATGAAAAACCTGCCATTTGGCGAAATGATTTGGAAAATACCTGTACGGCTGGGTTTGGATGCTATTTCTGCCTGGAAGGGTTTATTACAAGGCGATGTGTATTTTTTTGCAGCTATTTTCAGGGCGCATCTGGCATTTTTTAGTCGTATCGTAACGGGTAAGATTCGTTATACAAGCATAACAAAACCAATGCATTCACTAGCCGGAGTGGCCCATACTTCGGTGGTTTGGCAATATTTTGTGAAAGGCAAGCGCTACTTTCATGAAATTGTGCAGAAACCTTTGCGCTAA
- the leuD gene encoding 3-isopropylmalate dehydratase small subunit — MRTKIQVISSTAVPLPIEHIDTDQIIPARFLKATSREGFGKNLFRDWRYSNDDEAQPNKDFVLNDAKFSGRILLAGKNFGCGSSREHAAWAIKDYGFDVVVSSFFADIFRNNALNNFLLPVQVTEETLAMLMQLILHHPSTEITVDLPAQSIKTADGKVNSGFDISPYKKICLLNGYDDIDYLLSMRDAITAFEQSTHKTFTA, encoded by the coding sequence ATGCGTACCAAAATACAAGTAATATCATCCACTGCAGTGCCATTACCCATTGAGCACATTGATACTGATCAGATCATTCCTGCGCGTTTTCTGAAAGCAACCAGTAGAGAAGGCTTTGGTAAAAATCTGTTTCGCGATTGGCGCTACAGTAATGACGATGAAGCTCAGCCCAACAAGGATTTTGTGTTGAATGATGCAAAATTCAGCGGCAGAATTCTGTTGGCAGGAAAAAACTTTGGCTGCGGTAGTAGCAGGGAGCATGCGGCTTGGGCGATTAAAGATTATGGCTTCGATGTAGTCGTAAGCAGTTTTTTCGCTGATATCTTTCGAAACAATGCACTGAATAATTTTTTATTGCCTGTTCAGGTAACGGAAGAAACGCTGGCAATGCTGATGCAGCTTATATTGCATCATCCATCCACTGAAATAACAGTAGATCTGCCTGCGCAATCCATCAAAACTGCTGATGGTAAAGTGAATAGCGGTTTTGATATCAGCCCGTATAAAAAAATCTGCTTGCTCAACGGCTATGATGATATTGATTATTTGTTGAGTATGCGCGATGCCATTACTGCTTTTGAACAGTCAACTCATAAAACTTTTACTGCCTGA
- a CDS encoding GNAT family N-acetyltransferase — protein sequence MNPLIRKAEASDLSALVQLMRNTFEATYAYANTAEDMQDYLDTHFRTEIIAQELNTDFPCFVLETETGLVGYLMMGPSELETPFEGAVELKRIYLAHAAKGKGWGKALLQQGIDWASSNGYKGISLCVWQQNTAAIAFYQSQGFQVVEERKFILGKDVQDDFGMLLKF from the coding sequence ATGAACCCTTTGATTAGAAAGGCAGAGGCTAGTGATCTTTCAGCCTTGGTGCAGTTGATGCGCAACACTTTTGAAGCAACCTATGCTTATGCCAATACTGCAGAGGATATGCAGGACTATTTGGATACCCATTTTCGTACAGAAATCATCGCTCAGGAATTGAATACTGATTTTCCTTGTTTTGTCTTGGAGACAGAAACCGGATTAGTGGGTTATCTGATGATGGGGCCTTCTGAATTGGAAACACCTTTTGAAGGAGCAGTTGAACTCAAACGCATTTATCTTGCTCATGCTGCGAAAGGAAAGGGCTGGGGTAAAGCCCTCTTGCAGCAAGGAATTGATTGGGCAAGCAGTAATGGTTACAAAGGTATTTCTTTATGTGTATGGCAGCAGAATACAGCTGCTATTGCTTTTTATCAGTCGCAGGGATTTCAGGTGGTTGAAGAAAGAAAGTTTATCTTAGGCAAAGACGTGCAGGACGATTTCGGCATGTTGCTTAAATTCTAA
- a CDS encoding VIT1/CCC1 transporter family protein, giving the protein MTDIHLHHEEHLQSSDLLKDIVIGMSDGLTVPFALAAGLSGAVDSTAVIVIAGVAEIAAGSIAMGLGGYLAGKTEQDHYNSELKKEYWEIDHKREVEIEEVRKVFAELGLSTEVQEKATTEIIKDRDRWVDFMMRYELGLEKPDPKRARNSAFNIGVSYVLGGLVPLCPYFFISDSIEALEISVIITLICLFVFGYFKSKITGVPPLSGGLKVMMIGAMAAGAAFGIARLIESF; this is encoded by the coding sequence ATGACAGATATACACTTGCACCACGAAGAACATCTGCAAAGCTCAGATCTATTAAAGGATATTGTGATTGGTATGAGTGATGGACTGACTGTTCCTTTTGCATTGGCAGCAGGTTTAAGTGGTGCAGTAGATTCTACTGCAGTGATTGTGATTGCAGGTGTGGCCGAAATCGCAGCAGGCTCTATCGCCATGGGACTAGGTGGCTATCTCGCTGGTAAAACAGAACAAGACCATTACAACAGTGAATTGAAAAAAGAATACTGGGAGATCGACCACAAAAGAGAAGTAGAAATTGAAGAAGTGCGCAAAGTGTTTGCTGAGTTGGGTCTCAGCACAGAAGTACAAGAGAAAGCCACCACGGAGATCATTAAAGACAGAGACCGTTGGGTTGATTTTATGATGCGCTATGAACTGGGTTTAGAGAAGCCTGATCCCAAGCGAGCACGCAATAGCGCTTTCAATATTGGTGTGAGTTATGTATTGGGTGGACTAGTACCACTTTGTCCCTACTTCTTTATCAGCGATAGTATTGAAGCACTGGAAATATCAGTAATCATTACATTGATATGCCTCTTTGTATTCGGCTATTTCAAAAGTAAGATTACAGGTGTGCCACCATTATCCGGCGGATTGAAAGTCATGATGATTGGTGCGATGGCTGCAGGTGCAGCTTTTGGTATTGCCAGATTGATTGAATCTTTTTAA